In Bacteroidales bacterium, the following proteins share a genomic window:
- a CDS encoding ATP-binding protein, which yields MKEIVVISGKGGTGKTSITASFAMLGGKDIIVADCDVDAADMHLLLQPDFAKSEDFYSGVIAKIEQDKCTKCGKCAEVCRFDAIPVINTQYIVEPLSCEGCGYCARVCPTDAIIMEKQNVGKWYISDTKAGNTLVHARLGIGAENSGKLVAKVKNEAKRIAKETDKIFIVIDGAPGIGCPVVSSLSGSDFVIMVTEPTVSGFHDLKRVYKLVKKFNIKAGCIINKSDLNFKISDKITDFCKEENIVHIANIPYDETFTKAMTIGQTVVEYSDNNLKEIITDSWNKIKQILNN from the coding sequence ATGAAAGAGATTGTTGTTATTTCAGGGAAAGGTGGTACCGGTAAAACATCCATAACAGCATCATTTGCAATGCTTGGAGGTAAAGATATAATTGTTGCAGATTGTGATGTAGATGCCGCTGACATGCATCTTCTTTTACAACCTGATTTTGCAAAATCAGAAGATTTTTATAGTGGAGTTATTGCCAAAATTGAACAAGATAAATGCACAAAATGTGGAAAATGTGCAGAAGTTTGTCGTTTTGATGCTATTCCCGTTATTAATACGCAATATATTGTTGAGCCGTTAAGTTGTGAAGGATGCGGATATTGTGCAAGAGTTTGTCCCACAGATGCAATTATTATGGAAAAACAAAATGTTGGTAAATGGTATATTTCCGACACAAAAGCAGGGAACACATTAGTTCATGCAAGGCTTGGTATTGGTGCGGAGAATTCGGGTAAACTTGTTGCAAAAGTTAAAAACGAAGCTAAACGAATAGCCAAAGAAACAGATAAAATTTTTATTGTAATTGATGGCGCTCCCGGGATTGGTTGTCCTGTAGTATCATCACTTTCGGGGTCTGATTTTGTGATTATGGTAACCGAGCCAACTGTTTCAGGCTTTCATGATTTAAAAAGAGTTTATAAATTGGTAAAAAAATTCAATATAAAAGCTGGATGTATTATTAATAAATCTGATTTGAATTTTAAAATTTCAGATAAAATAACAGATTTTTGTAAAGAAGAAAATATTGTTCATATTGCAAACATTCCTTATGATGAAACTTTTACTAAAGCAATGACAATTGGGCAAACAGTTGTTGAATATTCAGATAATAATCTGAAAGAAATTATTACCGATAGTTGGAATAAAATAAAACAAATATTAAATAATTAG